From the genome of Terriglobales bacterium:
AAACGAGCGCGGATGGACTCGGGAGCCTGCTTGGTCTGCGCCGCCAGCGCCTCGATCTCCTTGGCGATCTCCTCCTCGCCCACCTCGATCTTCTCCAGCTCGGCGATCTTGTCGAGCAGCAGGGAAGCCTTCACTTCCTTGAGCGCCGCGTCGCGCTGGCCAGCGCGCAGCCGCGGGAAGTCCATCTTCTTCATGTCCTCGGGGCGCATGCCCTGGGCCGCCAAGGCGCGCAGGCCGCGCTCCAGGCGCACGTCGATCTGGTGCTCGACCAGGGCCTCGGGCACGGGGAAGTCGTGGCGCTGGACCAGTTGGTCGACCAGCTTGTCCTTGGCCTCATGCTCGGCGGCGTGGCGCTTTTCCGCCTCCAGGGCGTCGCGGATGCGCTGCTGGAGCGCCGCCAGGGTCTCGAACTCGCCCACTTCCCTGGCGAAGGCGTCGTCGGCGGCGGGCAGATGCTTCTGCTTGATGGCCTTCACCGTCACCGTATAGGTGAGGGTCTTGCCGGCCAGGCGCTCGTCGGAGAACTCCTTGGGATAGCTGACGTCGAAGGTGCGCTCGTCGCCGGGCCGGGCGCCACGCAGGTTCTCGGAGAACTCGGCCACGGTGTTCGCCCCCCCGAGCTCGACCAGCACGTCGTCCACGTTGGCGCCAGGCCCGCCGCCCTCCTTGGGCGTGCTGCGGAAGGAGACCTGGGCGTAGTCACCGTCCTCGAGGGCGCGGCCTTCGACCGCGGTGAAGCTGGCCTGCTGCTCGCGCAACCGGGTGAGCGCCTGCTCCACTTCCTGGTCGGTGACGGTGATCTCCGGCTTCTCGACGCGCAGGTCCTGGTAGGAGGAAACCTCGATGGGCGGCAGCACCTCGAAGCTGGCCTTGAAGCGCAGCGGCTGGCCCTCCTCGATCTGCAGATCGGTGATACGGGGCTGGGAGATGGGGGCGAGGCCCTGCTTCTCCACCGCCTCGCGGAAGAACTTCGGCACCAGGGCCTCGACCACCTCGCTCTTCAGGTCGTCGGCGAAGCGGCTCTTGATGACCGAGGCGGGCACCTTGCCGCGGCGGAAGCCCGGCACCCGCGCCAGCTTCTGCAGGCGCTGGACCACGGCTTCGGTCTCGCGAGCGACGGCCTCGGCGGGGACCTCGACCGCGATCTCGCGCTTGCAACTGTCTTGCGTCTCGGCTGGGCTCAAAGGCGGGCCTTCCAAGGGATTCGGAAACGTCGGAGCAACCATCCATCTTATGGGAGCCGGGAAGAGGGGTCAAACAGCGCAGCGCCCGTACAATAGGAGTCCATGAGCAAGACGCCGGCGTCGCTCGTCCAACTGAACCGCGAGATCGTCGCCTGCGAGCGCTGCCCGCGTCTGCGCCGCTACTGCCGGAAGATCGCGCGCGAGAAGCGCCGCGCCT
Proteins encoded in this window:
- the tig gene encoding trigger factor; translation: MSPAETQDSCKREIAVEVPAEAVARETEAVVQRLQKLARVPGFRRGKVPASVIKSRFADDLKSEVVEALVPKFFREAVEKQGLAPISQPRITDLQIEEGQPLRFKASFEVLPPIEVSSYQDLRVEKPEITVTDQEVEQALTRLREQQASFTAVEGRALEDGDYAQVSFRSTPKEGGGPGANVDDVLVELGGANTVAEFSENLRGARPGDERTFDVSYPKEFSDERLAGKTLTYTVTVKAIKQKHLPAADDAFAREVGEFETLAALQQRIRDALEAEKRHAAEHEAKDKLVDQLVQRHDFPVPEALVEHQIDVRLERGLRALAAQGMRPEDMKKMDFPRLRAGQRDAALKEVKASLLLDKIAELEKIEVGEEEIAKEIEALAAQTKQAPESIRARLTRDGALDRIRDRIRNEKTLDFLYRRPA